The DNA sequence ATTTACAGCAGTTCTCTGGTTCAAATTTTCGAATACATTCCATTTCTCTACTACTTTTCGCCAGTTTTCAGAAATTTTTCCAGCAAACACTTTTGATTTCGATCCACTTCCATAGCCTACAAAGCCAATTTCTTCCCCTGAAAGTTCTTCATTTTCGTTAAAAGAGGTTTGTAATGCCGAAAGAAATGCCATAAAAATAGAAGCTGTGTACATATTTCCTATTTCCGAAGAAGCTCTCTGGGTCTTTTCTATTTTTTGGCTGATTAATTTTAAATAGTCTTCAGATTTTGCAACAGCTTTCTGTTCCTCTGCTGTTTCAAAGGACAGACCATTCTCCAAACTGTAGATTTCAGTAAAAACTCTTTTCCCATGAAAAGCATATGGAAGATGGAAAATAATATACTTCCAGTTTTCATAAGGTTTTTCCTGTCCTGTTATTTCTTTATAATGATGGTAAGCTTCTTTTATTCTATCCTGATAGCATTGATTAGAATATTGTCCGTCAAAGACAGGCTCATCCGTAAAAATTTCAACTTTTTCAGGATATGTTTCCGGAGCCCCCTCCAGATCTTCTTTATTATAGATTCTTCTCGGTTTGAAAAAATCAAAGACACTTTCTGACGCAACTCCCCAGTTATTTTCAATTTCAAGAAGATCAGGCTGTGAAGAAATCAAAAGAGCAACCGCTCCTCCTCCCTGCGTATATTCCCCTGAAGAGGCCAATTCATATTTGGCATAATCGCTGGCAATCACTACTGCTTTTTTATCAGGATTCACCCTTACAAAATCAAGGGCATTATGCAGTGCGTCTACACCTCCTACACATGCAAAAGTCATGTCCAGCACATCACAGTTTCTGAAACATCTGGTTCCAAATTCCTCTTCCAGCACCTGCTCCACCATTTGCACAGCATAAGATGCCGTAGGTTTTGCTGCATCTACAGCACTTTCAGTTCCCAGGTATACCCTGGCTATTTCCTTAGGATTGATATGATAATCTTGTATAAGCTTCAGTAATGCTTCTGCTGCAAAGGTTGCTGCGTCTTCGTGAACATCAGAAAGTCCCATTTTATGAAGACCTAAGCCTTTTTCCAATTTCGCCGGTTCTATTCCTCTTTTTTCCGCTAAGTCCTTAATCTCCAAATATAAACCAGGCACATAATAGCCCGCTGCCTCAATTCCAAAACTCATAATTGTCTAAATTTTAAACGAATTTATGAAAGATAATGCAAAAAACAACTGTGAAAAATGCCATTTTTTACAATATTATCAAAATACTGTACGTTTTATAATATATTTCAATCTATTAGCCGAATAAGGAAAAAAAATAAAGCCGACAGTTCTGCCGGCTTTATCTACTTATTTATAATTCTCAATCGCTTTATTGAGGGCATCAATCTGTTTATTAATGCTCGCTGCATTTTGTGGATTCTGTTTCAGCAGCTCCATTTTTTTGCTTAAGCCATCTTTCAGCATCTGAACCATCATCATTTTAGCCTGTGGATTGTCTGCCATCTGATTCTTGGCATATCCTGCAATTTTCGTAATGCTTTCCGTTGCTTTCAGATTATCGGAAGTCATGATCCAGTTGAAACCATCTTCTGCTGATTTTCCTAATTCCGGGTTCTGGAATTTAATAAACGGATAGAAAGTGGCAAGAGGTGCAATATTCTCTATCTGAGAAGTAATCCTGTTCTTTACAATTATTGGAAGCAATTGTGCCCGAAGTTCATCCGATGCTCCTTTCATATCAATTTTATCAGCCAGTCCGTTTGCTCTTGAAGGATCAATGGTAAGAAGTGCGCTCATTGAACTTCCTTTCACAGCATTTGAAACTGCGTTGATTCCTTTTTCAAATAATGGGAGATATTTTTTATCTTTTGTTTTTCCTAAAGCTGTAATAGCTGCAGCCTGGGTTAATGTTTTAGGATCATTGGAAGCCAGTTTTTCAACTTCGCCACCTAATGCCTTCATCTGTTCAGGATTGGCAAGGTCTATTAAACCTAAAGCTTTTATTCTTACTCTGAAGAAAGAATCTTTCAATGCAGCAGCCAATAATTTTACTGCTGCAGGACTTTTCCCAGCCTGATCTTTGATTCCCGCTAAAGCAAGATATCTGCTTTTAAACTCTTTAGAGTTTGTAAATTGCATCAGGTTCTGTTCAGGAGTTTTTGTATCAGTGATTTCGGCTAATAAAACACCGTCTGCATTAATATTTACCAGATCAGGGGTCTTAGAAACATCAAAACTGAATGTATTTTTAGCTTCTGCATTTACCCAGACATTGTATCTTTTAGGTTTTCCATTGTCATATACATCTATAGCCAGAGGAAATTCAAATGGCTTTTCCTGGGTTTGATTTATCGTAACAGTAACCTGCTTTTTCACAGGTTCAAATGTGGAAGTGTAATTAATCTTCGGGTTTCCGCTTCCAAAATACCATTGGTTGAAGAACCAGTTCAGGTCTTTCCCTGACACTTTTTCAAAAGACAGTCTCAGCTGATGAGCTTCTGCATTCTGATATTCATTGGTTTTCAGATAATCATTCATTCCTGCAAAGAAGGCATCATCTCCAAGATAGTTTCTCAGCATATTTAAAATACCTCCTCCTTTCTGATACGTCACCAGGTCAAAAACATCTTCACGGGATTCATAATTGAACCTTACCAGATTCTTATTAAAGTCGGATGGATTGTGAAGATAATTATTCACATCGGTCATCAGGTGATAATCTGCCTGATCTTTTCCGTATTTATATTCATTCCAAAGGTATTCGGAATAGTTGGCAAAAGATTCATTGACTGTAAGATTGCTCCAGCTTTCTGCGGTAACAAGATCTCCAAACCAGTGATGGAATAATTCATGAGCAATAGTATCTTCCCATGTATTTTCATCGATAAGCTGACCCGGTTTTTGAAGGATGTCACTTCCATGAAGGGTTGCCGTGGTATTTTCCATCGCACCGCTTACATAATCTCTTCCTGAAATCTGAGCATATTTTGCCCATGGATAATCATAGTTCAGTTTTTTGGAGAAAAATTCAATCATTTCCGGAGTATTTCCGTAGATCTGCTTAGCGTAAGGCTCGTATTCTTTTTCGATGTAATAATCAACCGGAATATTTTTCCATTTGTCTTTTACAATAGCATATTCTCCTACTCCCATAAAGAAAAGATAGGTAGAATGTCTTTTATCCATCACCCAGTGATCTGTTCTGAGACCATTGGATTCTTTTTTTGATTCTTTCAGAAGACCATTGGAAAGGGTTACGTATTTATCAGGAACCGTCATATAGATTTCCTGTGTGGTCTTTTGGTTGGGTTTATCGATAGTGGGAAACCATGCGGAAGAAGATTCTGTTTCTCCCTGTGTCCAGATTTGTGTAGGCATATCCGGGTCCGTTCCCTGAGGATTGATGAAATAAAGCCCTTTTGCATCATTGATAGCCATACTTCCCTGTTGTTTTACTTCATTCGGACGGGATGTATATTTGATGTAAACAGTATATTCCTGATTTTTCTGGTATGTTTTATCAAGACTGATTTTCAGGATATCATCTTTATAATCATATTTCAAAGGAGATTTCTTCCCGTTATTATCAAGAGCTACTTCATGAATCAGCATTCCTTTTGCATCAAGTGTAAGTTCGTTGGCAGCATAAAAATAAGGTGAAGCAGTAAGCCATTCTTCCCCATTCATCTGTTCTTTCTGATAATCGAAATTTACCTTCAGCTTTGTGTGTTTAAGTTCCGTTACTTTGGTGGGAGTAGCTCTATATACCTTTTCTCTTCCTGAAGTTTCGGTTTGTGCTGATACATTGGCGGAAAATAAAATCCCGAGTATAGCAATT is a window from the Chryseobacterium indologenes genome containing:
- a CDS encoding hydroxymethylglutaryl-CoA synthase family protein, coding for MSFGIEAAGYYVPGLYLEIKDLAEKRGIEPAKLEKGLGLHKMGLSDVHEDAATFAAEALLKLIQDYHINPKEIARVYLGTESAVDAAKPTASYAVQMVEQVLEEEFGTRCFRNCDVLDMTFACVGGVDALHNALDFVRVNPDKKAVVIASDYAKYELASSGEYTQGGGAVALLISSQPDLLEIENNWGVASESVFDFFKPRRIYNKEDLEGAPETYPEKVEIFTDEPVFDGQYSNQCYQDRIKEAYHHYKEITGQEKPYENWKYIIFHLPYAFHGKRVFTEIYSLENGLSFETAEEQKAVAKSEDYLKLISQKIEKTQRASSEIGNMYTASIFMAFLSALQTSFNENEELSGEEIGFVGYGSGSKSKVFAGKISENWRKVVEKWNVFENLNQRTAVNFETYEKLHRKQLKESVNKDYKGFGLVSIEKENPVLIGARYYSYQK
- a CDS encoding M1 family metallopeptidase; the encoded protein is MRKAILSIAILGILFSANVSAQTETSGREKVYRATPTKVTELKHTKLKVNFDYQKEQMNGEEWLTASPYFYAANELTLDAKGMLIHEVALDNNGKKSPLKYDYKDDILKISLDKTYQKNQEYTVYIKYTSRPNEVKQQGSMAINDAKGLYFINPQGTDPDMPTQIWTQGETESSSAWFPTIDKPNQKTTQEIYMTVPDKYVTLSNGLLKESKKESNGLRTDHWVMDKRHSTYLFFMGVGEYAIVKDKWKNIPVDYYIEKEYEPYAKQIYGNTPEMIEFFSKKLNYDYPWAKYAQISGRDYVSGAMENTTATLHGSDILQKPGQLIDENTWEDTIAHELFHHWFGDLVTAESWSNLTVNESFANYSEYLWNEYKYGKDQADYHLMTDVNNYLHNPSDFNKNLVRFNYESREDVFDLVTYQKGGGILNMLRNYLGDDAFFAGMNDYLKTNEYQNAEAHQLRLSFEKVSGKDLNWFFNQWYFGSGNPKINYTSTFEPVKKQVTVTINQTQEKPFEFPLAIDVYDNGKPKRYNVWVNAEAKNTFSFDVSKTPDLVNINADGVLLAEITDTKTPEQNLMQFTNSKEFKSRYLALAGIKDQAGKSPAAVKLLAAALKDSFFRVRIKALGLIDLANPEQMKALGGEVEKLASNDPKTLTQAAAITALGKTKDKKYLPLFEKGINAVSNAVKGSSMSALLTIDPSRANGLADKIDMKGASDELRAQLLPIIVKNRITSQIENIAPLATFYPFIKFQNPELGKSAEDGFNWIMTSDNLKATESITKIAGYAKNQMADNPQAKMMMVQMLKDGLSKKMELLKQNPQNAASINKQIDALNKAIENYK